GCGAGCTCTCGCGAGGTGATCCCCGAGGGATACTGCTCGGGCGAAAGAGAAGATGTCGGCGTGAGGACCGTGACTTCAGAGTCTTGGTTACCGCTCAGGGAACTGGGACTCGCAGGGGTGTGAGTGTCGGTGATCGAAGATCCCTGAGACGGCTGCACAGTCCGCGATGAATTCGAAGGCGACGGAGTCGGGGATTTCATGACAATCGTCGCTTGGAAAAGAATGCTGCGGAGGTTGCTTTCGTACCTTCTATTCTAGTTGATGGTCGATAGGGGTCAATTTTGATCCGCCAGAGCCGACAGGCGTCAGCCGTCGGGTTTGAAGCTCGCAACATGCTACGAGACCCGACGGCTGACGCCTGTCGGCTCGGGATGCTACTTCAGTGTCGGCAAGTAGGGGGGGAATTACCCCATGTGCTGAACGATCGCTTCGCCGAACTCGCTGCATTTCACGAGCGTGGCACCTTCCATCAGACGCTCGAAGTCGTACGTGACGGTTTTCGCGCCAATTGCACCGTTGATGCCTTTAATGATTAGATCAGCGGCCTCGCTCCAGCCGAGGTGGCGGAGCATCATTTCGCCGGAGAGAATTACCGAGCCAGGGTTCACCTTGTCTTGGCCGGCGTACTTCGGAGCGGTCCCGTGGGTGGCTTCGAAGATGGCATGGCCGGTGTCGTAGTTGATGTTACCACCTGGAGCGATGCCGATGCCGCCGACACACGCGGCCAGAGCATCAGAGATATAGTCGCCGTTGAGGTTGAGCGTGGCGATCACGTCGTACTCGGCGGGGCGGGTGAGAATCTGTTGCAGCATGGCGTCGGCGATCACGTCTTTGACGATAATCTCTTTGCCGCTCTTGGGTGACTTGAATGAGCACCAAGGCCCGCCGTCGAGTTCCGTTGCTCCAAAGTGGTCTTTCGCACACTGGTAACCCCAATCGCGGAAGGCACCTTCGGTGAACTTCATGATGTTGCCCTTGTGAACGAGGGTGACGCTCTCGCGATCGTTATCAATGGCGTATTGGATCGCCGCTTTCGTCAGGCGGGCGGTTCCCTCTTTGCTGACCGGCTTGATGCCGATGCCGACGGAGTCAGGGAAGCGTACTTTTT
The genomic region above belongs to Lacipirellulaceae bacterium and contains:
- the icd gene encoding NADP-dependent isocitrate dehydrogenase, with amino-acid sequence MPSATAEPITMQDGTLTVPSHPIVPFIEGDGIGPDIWVASQKVFDSAVEKAYGDERQIQWHEVLAGQKAFDQTGEWLPDATLDAFRQYLVGIKGPLTTPVGGGIRSLNVALRQILDLYTCLRPVQYFQGVPSPVKQPELTDMVIFRENSEDIYAGIEFEAGSEDLEKFKQGFSQTFPERWKKVRFPDSVGIGIKPVSKEGTARLTKAAIQYAIDNDRESVTLVHKGNIMKFTEGAFRDWGYQCAKDHFGATELDGGPWCSFKSPKSGKEIIVKDVIADAMLQQILTRPAEYDVIATLNLNGDYISDALAACVGGIGIAPGGNINYDTGHAIFEATHGTAPKYAGQDKVNPGSVILSGEMMLRHLGWSEAADLIIKGINGAIGAKTVTYDFERLMEGATLVKCSEFGEAIVQHMG